Proteins from one Telopea speciosissima isolate NSW1024214 ecotype Mountain lineage chromosome 1, Tspe_v1, whole genome shotgun sequence genomic window:
- the LOC122650955 gene encoding uncharacterized protein LOC122650955 yields MNRTERKGVRWFIFCFLVDQRRKVKSSKPAAGICSRCGGGASVADMKTSTRFCFVPFHCRYWKAIICTFCGAILKSYR; encoded by the coding sequence GTAAGATGGTTTATTTTCTGCTTTCTTGTGGATCAGAGGCGGAAGGTGAAGAGCAGCAAGCCTGCTGCAGGGATCTGTTCGAGGTGTGGTGGAGGGGCCAGCGTTGCGGATATGAAGACTTCCACCAGATTCTGTTTTGTTCCCTTCCACTGCAGATACTGGAAAGCTATCATCTGTACCTTCTGTGGTGCCATTCTGAAATCTTACAGATAA